agaaaacaaagcagaaccaGATCAAGAATGCAGCCTTCCCATCTCCCTTTTGACCAGACGtttattctgtaaaatattCGCCACCTCTCGCTGTGACATCGCAGCATTTCCCTGTGTTTTGGAGATGCTGATTATAATGAACTGCAAATATGGAACACTCAGACAGCCAGCTCACACAAATACATTACAGTCCCTCATAGTGGAAGACAGGGAGCCACCACAAATGTacacaaacagcaaattttagCTTTTCAGCAGGCAATGAACAGACAATGAGTTATTGTGTGTCTTCCTCTCTGCAATTATCTTCCTTTTGGAATGCATCTCTTGCCAGCTCTCTATCAGTCGTGTGTAGGACGACTCTAACAGCACAAAGTAACATCTCTTAGGAAATAAGATGCGTTAAAAAGTCCGCTACTGGTGTATATATAGCATACTATATCTAATTTCAAGCTTACACTTCGTGAGTCCTGatctttctgctcttctttggCTGATGCAAGGAAAGCTTATGCATACACTGAACTGCTGGTTTGTGCTCAGGCTGATCAATGGCTACAATATATTACCACTGTAAACAGAAATCCCCCGAGGTCAGGACAGCCAAAACATCCTTACACACTCATGCTTACCAATTTGATTGCTTAACTTATGGAAAAACACACCAAAGTTATGCAGTACGGCCCTAGAGCACAAATGTACCTCGTGGAACTGGACGTGATGTTGGTGTTTTGTGTGCTGTAAATTAGAAaagaaatgacctcaagttaaAAATAGAGACAGACAAGACAGCTTTGAGACAGACAAGATGGCCACGCCGGCATCCCGGATTATCCCAGGTAAAAAGAACTCTTTTCCCACTAACAACAATCAACAGACACATTTCGCTCGCAGGCAGGACCTGGCTGCTGTAGTGTagcttggttttatttatgtCCACAAATAGTTcgaaaaaattacaaaatactCAAATGGAGAGAACACAGAAGTCACGATTTTCTGGGTTTCTACTCTGTTTACACTGTGTTATCCCATGGCAAACTACTCATATATACATTAAGCTTCaagatatatataaatgtaGCAGTCAGAATGTACACTCTGCTTTAACGGTGCAGTGAAACAAGCTCAACCATGACAACATAGAACAAGAGAGACGTTTCAAAAACActaaagtaaaatttaaaaataaactttgaaaacagaggaaaaataagagagatttataaaagaaaaccaacaggTCTGGGTTGTTTTAACAGGGCATCAAACACCAAGATGGCTTCAGAAACCACTGCATGTAAAGTTGTAGTTAATCATTGCTCTAACATGGAAGAAATTCAGTGCTTATTTGCTGAATAACGTGAACAAGAAACTCCCACAAATTATCAGAATGcttttctaaatttaaaaataagaaagaaaaagctgaatgaACTGCTTTTGAACAGACTGCAAacttcagctggaaaataaaagagaggaCCATCGGAGGcaattagcttttcttttttttttaataagaactatagctaaaaataacagcaaaagaGAAGGATCGGAAGAAATGGCTGAAGTGGCTGAACTCCCCCAAGCTCCCGAATTCCACACGGTAAAAACAAGGAGGGGAAGCTTAACTGAAATGTGCCTGATTCGACCTTTAAAGTCAAGCGAGGCACTCTCTCTGCTGAGCAGACTGCTCTCACTACCTGCCCACTGTTAGCAGAAGCAAAACCCACTTATTACTCAGAAGAAAACCATTTCACCTGACCACTGCAGACAGCAACTGAAGGCTTTACCGTCCTCGATTCTAGATTGACCTCACGCTTTCCAAATCTCAGTAATACTCACTAGCTGCTCCTCCTAACAGAGTTCAAACAGAGCGGGTGCAACTCATTAAACGCTACTGCAGGTCTTTTGCACTGAGAAATCTGGAATGgaggacagaaaaaaaggaaggtcaaCATCAGGTGAAATAGGTCTCCTTCCTCTCCTATTGCCTTAAGCAGAGCTAGAGTACCTCAATGCAAATGGTAAATTCATGTTACTGACCGTCCGCCAGCGATCTTCGGGCACTGAGAGTGGTTTGAGACCGTGAGGTGGATGAAGCGCTGTGCGTGCCCTGCCTTCCATCAGATTATGATTAACTACAAGCTTATCACGCGTGGCTCGGAACAGTCCTATGACACAACCATCACACAGAACAGTCTACAACAGCAGAGAGAGCACTCGTGAGTTGAGAGAGAGAATGGGGGGAACTTGTGCACCAGCAGAATAAACAACAGCCAGCAGATCAGATGTCCATCGGCTGCATCGCCCGCTGCTCTGGCAAAGAAAATTCATGgcaaaacagtgaaaacaaattaaaaatctgcCTAGACAGTAAGCGGAGTTGTCTCCTAAATAATGCTCACTGGCCTGTGTATTCCTCTCCTTTTACCATCCACATGGGAATCAGCCAACAGGAGTTATTCCGCAAGGACCTGGTGTGTTGGGAGTCAGTAAATGTTACTGTCCATATATCTGGTTAATTCCGAAGCGTTAAGTTCCTGAGATACAGAACACTGGTGGCAGTTAAAAAGTGTTTgcttacaaaaccaaaactaaaacagtcaaagagaaaatacagactGGTCTTTGCAAAAGAACTTCAAGAATACTCAGCTGCCTATCCACGTTTCTTAAGAACATATCAAACCTAAGAGGCCAGAAAGAGCACGTCCTCCAAAAATATCTGCGTGCATACAAAATTCTGGCTGTGCTAGTTTGAGCCAtggaaaagcttaaaaaagaGATTTTAGAACAGATTATTTCTTTGAACTTTTGCCTAAAGTCTAAAACCAATGGAGTTAGATTAAGTTTCAAAAGGTAATAGGAAAGAGACGTATTATGGCCACATTGACAACGAACCCTTGACGGAGGCATCAAAAGGGGAAGCTGGTTCCAAGGGACACCTGGACTGCTGAGAAACCCAACTCCACAGAAAGCATCTGCAGAACAGAGAGATGTAACACTAACGAAAAACCCCACGAACCCAAACGAGCCAAGAAACAGGAACAGAAACAGTCATTTGCAACGTTATCCCTGCAACTCCCTTTAATGCTTATTGTTGGTAACAAACCAAATTTCAAGCTTTTATCCATTTGAAATTATTGATACCCAGCGTCCCCTTTAATTAAAGggataattatatatatatattttattaaaaaatcaacTCTGTATTCTGTCAATACCAGGTAGGAATTCACAATTTGTGATGGTACTGAAAATCAAGATAAACATTTctggagttttgttttgctttgtttctccccTCTACCCAAAAAAGTTATTTACAGACTTAAAAAGCCATGCTGCAGAACTGAGCTCTCTTTAAAATCATGAAGATTTCCTacaatgtattaaaataaaagtagattttaattattatagCACTTGCATTCAGAGCTTGTTATGTCACCTACTTGCaatccttgttttttttttaatagtatagATGCATTGAGTGTCTCTTTACGCACAGTGACTCGTGTTGTGAACCTGATTCTAGCACCTACTCAAACCAAActagtaagaaaaaggaaagaaaacaggaaaacaaaaaaagaacaaagaagaacaaaaaaaaaaaccaagattGCAGGAAGTTCTCTGAATATTCCACACAGTCCTGTATTTTCAATAGGCTTCTGAATACGTTGTCATGCAGGGAGACCCACACCAGTCTTGAGAAATCTTCTCTACAAATGAACACTATGCTGATAAGTCTCTACTTGTCGGGTggttgttttaaatatataaagaaatctttataagatattcttttccttttgtagcTCTTATTGTATGTAAAAATGTTCTGCTCCTTCCCAAGGACTAGGGTTTCCACAGCCAgcattacaaataaataatttattacaaCTGTTTGTCGCCTTCTTTCTTCAGTCgactgaaagagaaagaaaaactcatTTTAACAAAGCGAAGGAGGCGTCGTGACGCTTCAGAGAGAACTCGCCTTCCTGCCAACCCCGTGGCTGTTTAATGTGCTGCTTCCTAAACGTCCTCGCTCCCCACAGACACGGTGgcttttgtttctccttcttGACATATTGCCAGCGGTCACTGCAAACAGGAGGTGAGGTGGTGGCCAAGCAGAGAACCACCCTATTATCCACACCATATACTGTGGAGAAAGAACTCGCATGATTCATCCAGGCATTCTCAGTTGAGAATGCAGGATCTGTATTATTCATGCATTTCATCTTCCTACTGTCTTTAGTAATTTCTTAAGATTTAGTGAACTCTTCCCCTCTTCTCATTCATAAAGCTTTTATCCATCCTCCTCCACTGATCTCAAGAGAGATGTGGAAGCAGCAATCGTAGTATCATACTAAAAACACCAATCAGAGGTAATTCTGCAATGTAAGACTCAACTAGTTTACATCCTGTGCCAGTAATTTGGATGTGGGTTCCAATCTGCCCTATCACCTATGCTCAACTAAGTCTTAGTAGAGCTTTACCATCCTCCATAATTGCGTGAGGCCAGTAACCCAGCCCCTAGTTAGAAAGGCAGTAATTcacaagaaaaaagacagaatgtGGAGAAAGACAAAGGGAGTTGTAGCACCCCTGAGCCCCCCAACGCCTTCACCGCGCCTCTCACCTGTAATAATCTTCCTGACTCGGTAGATGCCCGCCGTGCATGTGAGGATGGCCGTGCAACCACTGCTGCTCCATGGCcagtctctgcagctctgctgactGGGCGTGCATGGCCTGCAGCTGGTGGGCCGCTGACATGGGCGGTGGAATGGCACCGGGCAGGTCTCGCGGATACGGAGTACCTAGGAAAGAGATGCTCGCTTTTAAACACTTATGAGGCCTGCAAAgagttcacagaatcccagaatgtcagggggttggaagggccctggaaagctcatccagtgcaatccccccatggagcaggaacacccagatgaggttacacaggaaggtgtccaggcgggttggaatgtctgcacagaaggagactccacaacccccctgggcagcctgggccaggctctgccaccctcactgggaagaagtttcttctcaaatttaagtggaacctcttgtgttccagtttgaacccattgccccttgtcctatcactggttgtcactgagaagagcctggctccatcctcctgacactccccctttagatatctgtaaccatgaatgagtcacccctcagtctcctcttgtccagctccagagccccagctccctcagcctttcctcataagggagttGTCCCATGaatctttcttttccctaaaCCAACCAACCTCTGCCTGTAACCCAAGTTACAGCTCAACTCCTCTCCCAAGAAACGCTAAGACCCAGAAGAAAAGTTAAAGATGACAGTTGAGATCCAGAGCCAACCTTCATAAAGGACCATAAAATGCTCTCACCAAAGACTGGATGTCGGAGCATTTCATGCTCGTGAGGTGGCTGCCCTAGCAATGGGTTGGGGATGGTCCCAGGTGGGTAGGGAAAACGTGCCAAATGGGGTCCAGCTGCTAAAGGATCCACCAGCGGGTGAACAGGTCCTGCTGAACctttaaaagaaggaaagaaagcaagcaatcAACTGCTTTGGGAAGTACCGCTCACTGTTGGAAGATCAAATGCCCTGTTAGTCTTGAGCTGGATCGTCACTGGCCTAACTGGCATGTAATTACCAGGAACCAATCCAATCTGAAACCCACTTTTCTGTCTTCAAGTGACATCTGCTTACCAAACAGTCTTAACTGTTCAAGCACAACCCAGGGGCTTTcagtttctacagaaaaaagaaattcacaAAGCAATAGGGAAAAACAGCAAAGATGGTCAACATTTAGAAAAATTTCACCAAAACTCTCTCCTATTTCCCCTTTACACAAATAAAATTGAAGGATCTCTAGTGGCATTTAGTACAAAAGCATTTAAGCATCCTCCCGACTTTACGAATACTACCTGATGGCCAAAACGAAACCCTTCGTTTGCAAAAGATGACACTGTCACCACCCTGCAGACAGCCTCTGATGCCACTTTACCAATATGATGAAAAAAGACACCGGCAAACctgaaaaatacttatttatcAGCCTCTCTGCAATCTCAGCACGTTAGGCTGTTAGCAGACTGCAGAGGAACCACAAATGGGAGGAATACAGCTCCGGTAACACAACTCTCCCTCAGCTGCTATCTGAAACGTGTGGTCACGTTACACTCTGTTCAGAACTACCTGAAACATTCAGGAGCCCCTCACTGTATTGTAACCTGGCGGCCAAGATTAAAGCCACATTACTTTTCAAATACAGTTAATAGCCTTGACAATTGATTGACCTGGCTTTGTGTCTTGCTAGACTGAGAGTGACAACGCACTTGCCAGATTTTTGTCCAGAACAAATAACCGGGGAGCACCTGGACTTACCTGCACAGAGGTGCTGACTTACCTGACAACAGAGTCCTTGTACAGACATGATCTATGACAAATTCCTTCTGCTATAAACGGGGTATGCCAACCTGCCTCAAACTGTGATTTGTGCAGTCTCAGACAGCAGGTTTAATGCTGATACTCAGCGCTATCATCTCCTCCCTGTAACCCCCATCCTTAACAGTCTCACAAGACCCTGCTCGTTCCTTGCTATACAAtctggctctgcagcagcactgcaacTCCTTCCAAACTCCAAAACACAGACGTCCCAGCTCCGTTTAACGCACACTGCTCTGAAGTGAAGTATGCTATATCCGCTCGCACAAACACCACATTTGCAGCCAGCTGCACCAGACGCTGCACTTCCAACTACTtggaatttttcttccttccttagCAGCCACCGCACCTGATGCCTTGCTTGCTGTGCGCTCTCCAGTCTGCCACCAGAAAATCAGAACAATTCTGCTTCCAGACAAGTAACCACTTCCAGAAGAGTAACCATGCAGCTTGCTTTAGAAATGAGCAAGGCATCAAGCCATTTTTGAGACTATTACATAGTTTGGGAAAAAGATTTCCACACATAAAAATACACTGTAGCTAAAAAGATGACAACCCCTCAATGTACATGGCTCTTGTGAGAATTGCAATAGAGAATTTCAGCTCAACTAAGGCCAGATGGTTGGCACATCAAATGGCCAAAGAGATGAAGTGTTTCTCtcctatttttttccagctcctaTATGGAAACACCAGTTTCAGCTCCTTACCAGCTATAACTCATACCGTAAGAGCCATTAGCAGTGTTAGCAGTTCCGTGACATCTCTCCTGACAAATTCCCTTCACCCACTGTATGCCAGACGTCACCGTAAGCTGGTGCTCTAGGACACCAGtactgaaaaaacccaaaccacaagaaaacagcaaaccTTTTACAGTGACAGTGTGCAGTGTCCATGAAAATCGCTGTACTGTCACCATCATTTATCACCATTATTGGTCCACTCTCCCCCAAAAATAGTTTGCATTTCAGTTATCACAACCTCATACAGCACAAGTCACATCGCACAAAAGGCAACAGGGATTTCGCTACTTGAATTCCAGAGCCGCAGGCTGCCCGTTTTGGGTAGATTTCTGCTAACAGCTCACGAGAGAGGATCCCTGGGATCCTGGCCCCTTTCCCTGGGCTCACCTTGATGTAAGGGATCCTGCTGGTGTAGGTGTAAATGCGAGTGTATGTGCGAGTGTTGGTGATGGTGAGGTGTCACGTTGAACATCTGGAGCCGCGCCAAGGGGTCGTTTGTCAGCGACGCCATCCGCTCAGCGTGTATTCTCTCTGCCGCCAGTCTGTCAGGGTAGCTCATTTCAGGCCGTAACTGGGGGCCTGCCAGCGCGAGTCTCTCTCTTTCCAGGGGGTTCAAACCCGGGTGGAAGGAAGCGAACGGGTGAGGTCCTGCTGTTGGGGGAATAGTCAGAGCGCCGTGCCTGGCAAAATGCTCCATGGGGTTCGTAGCTGGGTGCAGTGCATCGAGCTCTGGCGGCTTCACCTCAAAGCCAGGTTTCATCCTCTCTCTCAACTCCCTTTCCCGGATTTCTCGCTCCCGGATTTCCCGTTCTCGCAGCTCTCGTTCCCGAATGGTGGGATCCACGTTGTAGAGGCCAGGCATGTGGTAGGCCAGAAGCGGATCGGTGGGGTTCAGGGGGACGAAGAAGGGATGATTGCGGTTTGTTGGTGACATGACATGAGGACGGGCGTATTCACTCAGTGTTCGTAAAGCGGGTGTATCTGGGCCGATGTAAGGTGGTACGGCAGCAATGGTTGTCGGGGGAGGTTCGAATGAAGGTCTCATATGCGCTGGCCCGCTGAGCTGGGACTCTCCGAGACGACCTTCATGGGAGGAGCTGGATACCTTCTGCTGCACAGAACGGGGGAACCGAGGTTAGTTCAACTGGTCAACATGTCACAGCTACGGGCAACAGCTGCCACACATCACCCCAGACTGACGGTCCTGTCTGCAGTGTGTTCCTCCTCTCCACACTCACTTGTATCCTAAAACCTACTAAGCCCAAGGAAACTCATCTCTATGACGTGCAACACAACAAATCCCACTCCTGTCACATCAGGACTTCGCATCCTGCTCTCCCTTTTTGTaccagagcagcacagcacttcTGAGGAGGGCAACAAGCACAGTTCACCCAAGCAATCGCCCAAGGATCCCTACCCCAAAACAAAGTTCCCATACATGACACATCTCTTAATAGACAGATGCCATAACCTGATTTTTATAATCCTACAGAAACACGTCGCTATGATTCAGATCTCTGAAATGCACCACAGACTAGGAAGACTTCAGCACCTTCTTTTTCAGCATCAATAATGTCATTACCAACCTACCAATTCTGTGGGCCCGAAAGCAATCATTCCTTTCTGACAGGCCACAGAAAAAGGGATTAGTTGTACTGGCTCTTTATACCAAGACTGAAGTTTCGGTCTCCccataaaaataaagttacGTGCCTTTAACTAAGTCTACTTTGAATTTACAAAGTCTTCAGATGCCCCTTTTCCAGCAGACAGCACTCTTGTGCCTGCACAGTAGTACAAGATACACAAAGGCATTAACTAAATCTGCACAGAGTGTTTTTCTACTGCAAGGAAACATAAATACTTGGCTTAGTTatccccagctgtgctggcttCTCACACATCAGAAACAAACCAGGAGTAGAAATTTTCCACTTCCTTCAAAGAGGAGACAGTCGCAGGCAGGCTCTTCGCTACAAATACACGTACCGCAgctctttctgcttctctttcacGCTCCCgctccctctctctttccttctctttttctttttctctctccctctcttctctgGCTTTCTGTTCCGCTTCCCTTTTGGCCTTTTCAATGgcctcttctctcttcttggCCAGTTTTGATCCCGCCAGAGGCATGAAGTATAAGTCTGCTCTTGAGCATGAATTATAGCCACGGTCCAGGTGCTTATAGAACCTGaaagaaacaacacacaaaGAGCTTAGTCCTGGGAAAGATGCAAGAACCTGGGATTCAAGAACTGTATGTCAAAAAAACAAAGTGTCACTCTACACTTACACAATAGCACCACCAGCTGCCCTGAAAGCCATGAGAAAACTAATTGTACCGTATTACTCCGCAGACAAGCAGAGTATAAACCCCTCTTAAAATTACAAACTGCAATGCCCTGGCTGAAACAGCCCCATTCCAgcaaaaaaacagagcaaaatcaTCCTAGAAAGAAAGGCTGCTGAGGTGCACATGTAAAATACACCCAGCTCGCACAGGAGCTCATTTCTCAGCCTTTGGGAGCGTCCTGCTACACCGAAAAACGGAGCACATCAAAGCAGCACCTCGTACCGGGCTGACTGACTGGCGTGACTCGGTGTATCCACCACGGTAGGTTCTGGGGAAGGACTTCTGGGTGGAGGGGGAGGGCTTTCTGGTTCCTCGGCTTCATCCGGGACTTCTTCTTTGATTTGAATGGGCGGTAGCGTGCAGGCCGTCACCACCGGCACGTTTCCACCAGAAGCCGCCGACGTGGAGACCGAGGTCTGCAGCGGGATGCCAGGCACAGCGGGCGGCGTGGACGTGGAGGGGCAGGACGGAGGGGTGATGGAAGGTGGCCCTCCTGGGACAAAGGGGTGCTGAGAAAATGGGGGCTGGGAGGATACCTGATGGAGTCCAGACGGGGGGTGATTAGCAGGGGGGGGAAGGCTCTGGCTCTGCGTCAGCACGGGAGGCTGGGCTGGCGAAGACTGCAGCGGCTGGCTTTGGGGCAtcagctgcagaggaggagggtGCGCAGACGGAGGGTGATGAGTCGAGAGGGAGCTCAGAGGTTTTAAAGCGGGTGGCGGAGGCAAGTTGGAGTTCATCGAGAACGGAGAAGGGCCGGAGAGATGAGGAGGGTGCTTGTGGGACGGAGCAGTGGGGAGCTGCGGGATGGGGGTGGTAGGGGGAGGTTTGATATGCGGCATGGCCATGGGCGCGGGGGGCAGCGGCTGCTCCCGCGGGGGCTGCGCCTGCTGCAGGGAGCCGGCGCTCGGCAGGACGGGCTGCGCGACCTGGAGAGCCGAGTGAGAATGGGATGGGGCTTGTGTCTGAAGGGGAACCTGAGACTGAGATGACTgagtggggagggagaagggctGGGAAGGAACAGGATGAGGCAGGAGGGGCTGAGCCTGCAGGCCGTGAGGGGCCGGCTGGGCCTGGCCGTGCAGCGCGGGCTGCGAGTGCGGCTGCGAGGAGGCCGGGGCGGGCTGGCTCTGCGGGACGCTCAGGGGCTGCAGCGGCGGGTGCGGCGAGGGGAGTCTCTGGGGGTGCAGACTGGGGCCCTGCTGGATGTGGGAGTGCGGAGGCGGCGGCGCAGGGGCCTGGGGCTGCCCGGGGGGCTGGGATGCTGACGGCGAGACCTGCGGCGGGGCTGCAGTGGCGCTCGACGCCGCCGGCAGCGATGCTGGTAACTGCGCTGGTATGGGTGGCAtgggagggggagcctggccAGAAGCGCTCTGTGCCTGGAGCACTTGGGGCTGTGCCTGCAGCACTTGCTGTTGAGCGGATGAATCCGAGTCACTCTCATTGTCTtgggggctggggatgctgggggacGTGCTCCGGTTGTCCTGGTCGATGTCCTTGGGATCGCTGCTCCCTTCGTCGTTGACGCTGCGGCTGTCGGAGCTCTCGCCTTCGCCCTCGCCCTCCGAGGGAGAGTTCGGCCGGCTGATCTCCTGCAGGGAGAGGGGGAACAACAACCAGCGTGCATGAGGAAACTGCACAGAGAACACCACAGCATGCCGAAGGATGGAATCTATCACACGTGCTGTGCACACACAAGAGCAACTATCACCTTTTGAACCTCAGAGGTCTTAAAACTGCACGGGCAACATCAATATCCAAAGGGAGGGAGCAAAGACAACAGGTGGCCCTGCCTGAGCAGGGGGGTGGGCTAGATGACGTccatgtcccttccaacctcaaccattctgtgctTGTGTCATACGGAAAGCTCAGTGCCAGAATTCCCAAACCCTGCGCCCAGAGTGAACCTGCTCAGTCACACAGAGCTGAGAAGACATCCTGAAAGTACTTCAAACGAGCTCTGGGATCACTGCACTAAGACAACTCCAGAGCTGGTCTTCCAACTtgccacagaagaaggaaatttccattaaaaaaaaacaaggaggcAGCAGAAAAGAATCCAAGTGGACTCCTGTATAGTAGATActgatattaaaagaaaaaggacctCTGGACTTACCCTGCATCATTCCACTGTTTTGCAATAGAAAGAACATATTATAATATGGGTCGCTTTCCAGCCACAGATTAAGTTACAGTTTGCTGTGGCTTAAATTGATTtcatgtttttggtttgttacTGGGTTTGCACGCCCTCCCACTCTCAAACCAACCTCCTAAGTGAAAATATCCCTCCGTGGGACTCACTTGGGTTTTGGATTTCTTGGCGTTGGCCCTGTCGGGCTCCTCGGTGTCAGACGCCGCCTTCTCCCGCTGCCTCTTGGAGTTCTTGAGaggagaagaaacctcttcttttatcttctgccACAAAGGAAGCAGAACGCAAGTTACCAGTGACGTAAATGCAAAAGTAAACTGAGCACATGGCAGTGGCACCATATTTAATCCAAATAAACACAAAGAGTTCCTATGGAGCAATCTGACTTCTGCGGACAGAAACCCAAGGGTGGTTTGCGCATCCACCCTGCACGCATTTCTGACACAagccagaaggaaaaagggacatCAAGTGCAGCCTTAACCAGACTGAACTGTCAGCTTGCtctgaaaaatcaaacaaatataCTTCTCTTACTGGCTTTCTGTATGTAAGTTCAATTACTACATATTCATATTCCTTTGTAAACAAAGATTAAGTAttgcttaacaaaaaaaatcccccaaactgTCTACTTGTCTGATATATCCAGCATTTCTGATCTGCATTACTTCCGTGAGCCTAATGCTTGCATTTGCATCCAAAAATCAAAGGATTACTTTACTGTGAGAGCAGTGAGGTTATGTGGGGATGCTTTAATGGTTTTTATCACTGCACATCCTTACGTACAGGAACAAAGCATCAGTCCGATGCACCACTACATTGGTTTTTGCTTATCCACACAAGCAGGAATTTCCAGGTCACCCAGAGACTCCCTGACCCCGCAGAACCTCATTTA
This genomic interval from Columba livia isolate bColLiv1 breed racing homer chromosome 21, bColLiv1.pat.W.v2, whole genome shotgun sequence contains the following:
- the RERE gene encoding arginine-glutamic acid dipeptide repeats protein isoform X6; translated protein: MDDPFSPCRRLNSTQGEIRVGPSHQAKLPDLQPFPSPDGDTVTQHEELVWMPGVNDCDLLMYLRAARSMAAFAGMCDGGSTEDGCVAASRDDTTLNALNTLHESNYDAGKALQRLVKKPVPKLIEKCWTEDEVKRFIKGLRQYGKNFFRIRKELLPNKETGELITFYYYWKKTPEAASSRAHRRHRRQAVFRRIKTRTASTPVNTPSRPPSSEFLDLSSASEDDFDSEDSEQELKGYACRHCFTTTSKDWHHGGRENILLCTDCRIHFKKYGELPPIEKPVDPPPFMFKPVKEEDDGLSGKHSMRTRRSRGSMSTLRSGRKKQPASPDGRTSPINEDIRSSGRNSPSAASTSSNDSKADSVKKSTKKIKEEVSSPLKNSKRQREKAASDTEEPDRANAKKSKTQEISRPNSPSEGEGEGESSDSRSVNDEGSSDPKDIDQDNRSTSPSIPSPQDNESDSDSSAQQQVLQAQPQVLQAQSASGQAPPPMPPIPAQLPASLPAASSATAAPPQVSPSASQPPGQPQAPAPPPPHSHIQQGPSLHPQRLPSPHPPLQPLSVPQSQPAPASSQPHSQPALHGQAQPAPHGLQAQPLLPHPVPSQPFSLPTQSSQSQVPLQTQAPSHSHSALQVAQPVLPSAGSLQQAQPPREQPLPPAPMAMPHIKPPPTTPIPQLPTAPSHKHPPHLSGPSPFSMNSNLPPPPALKPLSSLSTHHPPSAHPPPLQLMPQSQPLQSSPAQPPVLTQSQSLPPPANHPPSGLHQVSSQPPFSQHPFVPGGPPSITPPSCPSTSTPPAVPGIPLQTSVSTSAASGGNVPVVTACTLPPIQIKEEVPDEAEEPESPPPPPRSPSPEPTVVDTPSHASQSARFYKHLDRGYNSCSRADLYFMPLAGSKLAKKREEAIEKAKREAEQKAREEREREKEKEKEREREREREREAERAAQKVSSSSHEGRLGESQLSGPAHMRPSFEPPPTTIAAVPPYIGPDTPALRTLSEYARPHVMSPTNRNHPFFVPLNPTDPLLAYHMPGLYNVDPTIRERELREREIREREIRERELRERMKPGFEVKPPELDALHPATNPMEHFARHGALTIPPTAGPHPFASFHPGLNPLERERLALAGPQLRPEMSYPDRLAAERIHAERMASLTNDPLARLQMFNVTPHHHQHSHIHSHLHLHQQDPLHQGSAGPVHPLVDPLAAGPHLARFPYPPGTIPNPLLGQPPHEHEMLRHPVFGTPYPRDLPGAIPPPMSAAHQLQAMHAQSAELQRLAMEQQWLHGHPHMHGGHLPSQEDYYSRLKKEGDKQL
- the RERE gene encoding arginine-glutamic acid dipeptide repeats protein isoform X2, which translates into the protein MTADKEKDKDKEKDRDRDRDKERDKRDKARESENSRPRRSCTLEGGAKNYAESDHSEDEDNDNNSATTEESTKKSKKKPPKKKSRYERTDNGEITSFITEDDVVYRPGDCVYIESRRPNTPYFICSIQDFKLSKRDHLLMNVKWYYRQSEVPDSVYQHLVQDRHNENDSGRELVITDPVIKNRELFISDYVDTYHAAALRGKCNISHFSDIFAAREFKARVDSFFYILGYNPETRRLNSTQGEIRVGPSHQAKLPDLQPFPSPDGDTVTQHEELVWMPGVNDCDLLMYLRAARSMAAFAGMCDGGSTEDGCVAASRDDTTLNALNTLHESNYDAGKALQRLVKKPVPKLIEKCWTEDEVKRFIKGLRQYGKNFFRIRKELLPNKETGELITFYYYWKKTPEAASSRAHRRHRRQAVFRRIKTRTASTPVNTPSRPPSSEFLDLSSASEDDFDSEDSEQELKGYACRHCFTTTSKDWHHGGRENILLCTDCRIHFKKYGELPPIEKPVDPPPFMFKPVKEEDDGLSGKHSMRTRRSRGSMSTLRSGRKKQPASPDGRTSPINEDIRSSGRNSPSAASTSSNDSKADSVKKSTKKIKEEVSSPLKNSKRQREKAASDTEEPDRANAKKSKTQEISRPNSPSEGEGEGESSDSRSVNDEGSSDPKDIDQDNRSTSPSIPSPQDNESDSDSSAQQQVLQAQPQVLQAQSASGQAPPPMPPIPAQLPASLPAASSATAAPPQVSPSASQPPGQPQAPAPPPPHSHIQQGPSLHPQRLPSPHPPLQPLSVPQSQPAPASSQPHSQPALHGQAQPAPHGLQAQPLLPHPVPSQPFSLPTQSSQSQVPLQTQAPSHSHSALQVAQPVLPSAGSLQQAQPPREQPLPPAPMAMPHIKPPPTTPIPQLPTAPSHKHPPHLSGPSPFSMNSNLPPPPALKPLSSLSTHHPPSAHPPPLQLMPQSQPLQSSPAQPPVLTQSQSLPPPANHPPSGLHQVSSQPPFSQHPFVPGGPPSITPPSCPSTSTPPAVPGIPLQTSVSTSAASGGNVPVVTACTLPPIQIKEEVPDEAEEPESPPPPPRSPSPEPTVVDTPSHASQSARFYKHLDRGYNSCSRADLYFMPLAGSKLAKKREEAIEKAKREAEQKAREEREREKEKEKEREREREREREAERAAKVSSSSHEGRLGESQLSGPAHMRPSFEPPPTTIAAVPPYIGPDTPALRTLSEYARPHVMSPTNRNHPFFVPLNPTDPLLAYHMPGLYNVDPTIRERELREREIREREIRERELRERMKPGFEVKPPELDALHPATNPMEHFARHGALTIPPTAGPHPFASFHPGLNPLERERLALAGPQLRPEMSYPDRLAAERIHAERMASLTNDPLARLQMFNVTPHHHQHSHIHSHLHLHQQDPLHQGSAGPVHPLVDPLAAGPHLARFPYPPGTIPNPLLGQPPHEHEMLRHPVFGTPYPRDLPGAIPPPMSAAHQLQAMHAQSAELQRLAMEQQWLHGHPHMHGGHLPSQEDYYSRLKKEGDKQL